The DNA window CGGCAATTCCGGCCTAACAGGACTTGAGTTGATGCAATCGACCCAACCGCCGAAAGTTGGGTTGCAACAGCGATAAGACGGTATCTACGCTGGCTACCGAGCGTCCCAACGTTAATTGCGCGCGGATTCCGTCCATCAAGGATGCAGCAAAATGTCTTCCAATGTCTGCTGTATTTCATTGTTGCCAAAGCTACAACCGGTGTCGCGCTTAATCACCAAGCGAACTTTGTTGATAACATCTTCGGTCAGGATCGCCCGGACCATGCTTGCGCGTGTCAAGGCGCTCACCTCATTCCAGCGTTTCTCCAGCATCCCCTTGCGGGTCATGCCGTCGCGGGAAATGAGCAGCAATCGCTCGCAATCCTCCAGGCTGACATCCGGCAACAGGTCGACCGAGAACACCAGGCTGGCGGTCACGATGTCTTGCATCGCGATATGGTAGATCCTCCAGGTGGAGAGGTTGGTTAGCAACGCCCAGCGGATCCCGGAATAGGCTCCGTAAGATGTCGCCTGAAAGACATGCTTGTCGCGCAAGCTGACTCCAGCGCGCTTGCTTTCGCCGACGATCAGATCTTGATCGATGACGGAGAGCACGTAGTCGGCCTTGCGCCCCTGAACCATTTGCTCTGCCTTGATCTCCTCCATGGCATACCCAAAGACATCCATCAGCATCTTATCGATGATCATGCGGGTATTGCTTTCGTTGATCTGCCCGTCAACGGCGGCCTGAATTTGCGGCAGAAAACGCCGCAAGGATTGCTGCAAGGCTACCGCTTTTTCCGTCCAGATTTGTTTCGGGTTTCGGCGCCGACTCAGCGTGACGACATCCTCGCGATGGTCGTCAATATCAACCGGAGTTTTTTGAATGGTGACGCCCAATGCCGTCGCCAAGGCGTCAAGACCGCCGTTGTAACCTTGGCCGACCGCGCGAAATTTCCAGGATCCCTGATGACGGTAAAGGTCGCCCAACATCAAGGCGCGCTCCTGGCCGACGTTGGTCACATTAAAGCGGATCAGATCCTCTCCCGATAAATTGGTCACGCGAATATAGAGCTGCTCGATCATCCCGCAATGCGGGCAATCGTCGGCGCCGGAGTTTGCCCCAATGGTGATCGTGAAAACGATCTTGGAGACGTCTTCCGGAACGCGCGCCAGTAAGGCACGAAAAGCGCGCTGATCGGACTCGTGATCGGACTCTAAGCAGAGACTGCCGCAGGGGGTTTCGGTCTGGTTGTAGAAAACAAAATCCTGATCGCTTCGCACCTTTCCTGACGCGCCCATCAAGAAGGCGCTGACATCAATATCCCAAGGAATGTCGGCGTCCCAGCCGACCCCAATCATGACGCTCTTGTCTGCGATCGGTGCGTTTGCGCCTTGCTGTAATTCGGTCCCCATCGGCATTCTCCTGTGTGGATCCGCTCCGATCATCCCTTAAACCGCGTCGACTCCAACGCGGGCAGATTGCCGCCAACCTGTCCGACCGCTCTAAATGATGCCGGTCGCTCTGGACGCGGTTTAACCCGACGTCGCCCGCACCGCCTGCGTCAGCGAGTTGGCGTCCGCGTGGGGCAGCGGCAGATAGACCGCGCCCATCTCTTTCGCCAGATCGCGCCCCTGTTGCTGCGGACGCGGCGAGGTGTCGATGACCAACGCCGTGATCTCCAGCGAACGCACCACCCGCGCCGCCGCCAGCGATTCCTCGCCGGCACGGGTCCGTCCGCCGGTGCCGTCGCGCGCGACGTTCGCCCGCCCGTCGGTCATGAGGATCAGCACCGGCGTGCCGCCGCGACGCTTGACCGAGTCGGCCAGGATCATCCCGAGATCGATGCCGGACGCCAGCGGCGTGCCGCCCCCGCCCGGCAGCCCGGCGAGACTGCGTTTGGCCCGCACCAGCGAGCGGGTCGGCGGTAGCAGCACCTCGGCGGCCTGACCGCGAAAGGCGACCAGCGCGACCTTGTCGCGACGCACATAGCAGTCCGCCAGCAGCAGCTCGACCGCGCCCTTGGCCTCGGCCAGACGATGCAGGGCCGAGGAGCCGGAGGCGTCGACGACGAAGATGGTGGTGGTTTCGGACTTGTGCTTGAAGCGGGTGATGCGGAAGTCGTCCTGACGCACCTCGATACGGGTCGACTCCTGACCGAAGCGCTCGCGTTCCTCCCGGCGCAGACGCTGCCAGGGGGCGGCGGCGCGCAGGGTTTCGACCACGTTCAGACGCAGTCCGGCGCGCGGCTCGCCGCACAGCACACCCGCCGGGCGACCGCGCGTTTGGGCGTTCTGGACTGCGCCGGCCTTGCCAGTCTGACGCGCCCGCGAGCGGCGCAGCTTGCCCATCTGCAATTGCGCGAGCAGACCGGCCGGGATCGCGGCCTTGGTCGCTTCCAGGATCTGATCTTCGAGTTCCTGCGGTTCCTGCTGTTCGTTGGACTGGTTCTGCTCCTGATCCGGCTCGTCCGGTTCGGGCGGCGGCGGCTCGGCGTCCGGCGGCGGCTCCATCGGCGGCAGTTGGGTCGCGCGCGGGGCCAGCACCAGACGACCGGCGACCGCGAGATCCGCGTCCGCGACCTCGGTCCGTTCTTCCAGCGCGGCGGAGGCACAGGCGGCGCGACAGGCGAAGATAGACGCGCGCAGCGAGGGAATCCCCAGCGCCAGGGCGAGACCGCACAGCGCCTCGATCTGTTTTTCGGTGATCGTGACCGAGGGGAGCCGCGCGCGGGCCTCCAGGATGTCATCTGCGTCGTAGGGACAGGCGACCGCCTCATGGACACGGATATAGGTCAGTTCGAGATGGAAGGCGAGCCGATCGAGCAGGGCATTGAGCAGCCCTTCGTCCTCGCCAACGCCTTCGTCGAGCGCGACCACGGCGAACCGCGACGGGGTGCGCATCGCCAAACCGTCGCGCTCCAGCACCACCTCGCCGGCGTCGAAGGCCATGGTCAGACGCGCGGCGGTGCCGGCGGCGATGCGCTCTGCCATCGCCAGCTCGACCACGCCGCCGTGGGCCTCGACCAGCAGGCCGAGTTCGGCGACCGGACGGCCGGCGCTCAGGGTCGCGGCCAGATCCAGACCGCCGAGCAGTCGGCCGTCGGAGACGTGCAGCGGAATCCGCCGCTGGGGCGTGCCTTCGGGCTGAAGGTCGCGCATGACCGCCAGCCACTGATCGCGCACCGGCCCCGCCAGGGCGCGCAGCGAGACGCCGCCGGTGCCGACCGGATCGACCGACATCAGGACCGCCGCCAGCACGGCGTCATCCCAGGGCGAGGGTCCGGGACCGGCCGGGGCCGGGTTGGGTGCCTGATTCAGGTCAGGCCCGCCGCCAGTGTCGACGGCGGGAGTCGCGCCGGCTGTGCTCATGCGCCAAACAGCTCCCCGACCGCGCGCTCGACCCGACTGGTGGAACCGGATTCGTCGAGCGGATCGCGGCGCAGACGGTGCCGCAGGGCCGAGGTGGCGATCGATTTCAGATGCGATTGTGTCACTTCGGTGTCGCCCAGCAGGGCAGCGAGCGCGCGCGCGGCACGGATCAGGGTCAGCTCGCCGCGCAGACCGTCGGTGCCGAGCTTGATGCAGAGCCGTCCGGCGTCTTCAAGGGTCGCATCCGGGACGGTCACGGTCGGCAGCAGCGCGCGCGCCTTCTCGATCGAACGGCGGACCTTGCCGTCCTTGCCTTTCCACTTGACCACGAAGGCGGAGGGATCGCGCTCGAACTCATCGCGCAGACGCACCACCTTGATACGGGTGGGCAGATCCTGTGGGGTCTTGACCTCGACCGAGAGACCGAAACGGTCCTGAAGCTGGGGCCGCAGTTCGCCCTCCTCCGGATTGCCCGAGCCGACTAGCACGAAGCGTGCCGGGTGACGGATACTCAGACCCTCGCGCTCGACCAAATTCTCGCCGGACGCGGCGACGTCGAGCAGCGAGTCGACCAGATGGTCTTCGAGCAGATTGACCTCGTCGATATAGAGGAACCCGCGATGGGCACGCGCCAGCAGACCCGGCTCGAACGCCTTTTCGCCCTTGGTCAGGGCACGCTCCAGATCCAGCGCGCCGATGACCCGGTCCTCGGTGGCACCGAGCGGGAGATCGACCACCGGCACCGGCACCTGACGGCTTTTCAGCGGTCCTTTCTTGGCGCGATTGGTGCGGCAGTCGGCGCACAAGGCATCGTCGCCGGCCTCCGGGTCGCAGTTATAGGTGCAATCGACCGCGCGCATCTTCGGCAGGAGCGCGGCGAGTCCACGAATTGCCGTGGACTTACCGGTGCCCCGGTCGCCAAACACAAGAACCCCGCCAATCGACGGGTCAATGGCCGCAATCAACAGGGAGCGTTTCATCTCCTCCTGGGCGACGACGGCTGAAAACGGAAACGGGATGGACATACGCGGCGAACCTAGTTGCTATGATCTTGAAATGGCGCAAACGGCCGGTTGATCGGAAGCGCCCGACACAAAGCGCACACAGGCGCGCGGGCACCGTCCCAGTAAAAAGGACTCAGCCGTCAATCGCGCGACGAGCCCGGCGTTCATTCATCAAGCCCGCGACCCTAGCGCCCATCCCTAAGCGCGGTCAAGCGCGTTGCGTCAATCGGGCGGTAAATTTGGCAGAAAGGATGGTCCGGGGCAAAGATTCGCGTCCACCGTCGACTGGACGCGGTTGCAACCCGGCGCGCGCGCAATCGATGGACGCCGCCGACGCATTTCGGGCAGACTGACGCGCGCGGCACCCGCATCCGCGTAAGCACCAGAAGAACACCGCCGATCCCCGTTGAGGAGACTTTCCGTATCATGCAGACCCCTTCCGCACATCCAGAAACCGCCACCGGCGACGCCCGACCCACCCTTGACGGGACAAACGCATGACCAACGCCGCCACCGCCCCCCTGGAAGAAGGCCCCTCGAAGGGATTCGGCCAGATCACGCTCCTCAGTCACGACGACCGTCTCAAGGGCCGCCCGCGTCTGTGCAGCGACTGCGGACTCTGCGACAGCGCGCTGAAACCGTCGATGCCGCAAGCCTGCATGTTCGTCGACAATCGGACCCAGGCGATCGAGCAACGTCTTCACGGTCGCAACCGCCAGCCTGACGACGAACTGCGTTTCGGGATTTATCGCGCGCAGTATGCCGCGCGGATGCGCCGCCCAAACCCCCAGGCCCAATGGAGCGGCATCGTGACGGCGCTCGGCGCGCGCCTGCTCGAACAGGGCAAGGTCGAGGCGGTCATCACCACCGGTGCCGCGCCCGGCACCCGTTTCAAGGCCCAGCCGATCCTGGCCCGCACAGCGGCGGAGGTCTTGGCCACCGCCGGCAACAAGCCCTGTCTCTCGCCCAATCTGAGTCTGCTCGACAGCGTGCGC is part of the Thiocystis violascens DSM 198 genome and encodes:
- a CDS encoding TerD family protein, giving the protein MGTELQQGANAPIADKSVMIGVGWDADIPWDIDVSAFLMGASGKVRSDQDFVFYNQTETPCGSLCLESDHESDQRAFRALLARVPEDVSKIVFTITIGANSGADDCPHCGMIEQLYIRVTNLSGEDLIRFNVTNVGQERALMLGDLYRHQGSWKFRAVGQGYNGGLDALATALGVTIQKTPVDIDDHREDVVTLSRRRNPKQIWTEKAVALQQSLRRFLPQIQAAVDGQINESNTRMIIDKMLMDVFGYAMEEIKAEQMVQGRKADYVLSVIDQDLIVGESKRAGVSLRDKHVFQATSYGAYSGIRWALLTNLSTWRIYHIAMQDIVTASLVFSVDLLPDVSLEDCERLLLISRDGMTRKGMLEKRWNEVSALTRASMVRAILTEDVINKVRLVIKRDTGCSFGNNEIQQTLEDILLHP
- a CDS encoding magnesium chelatase subunit D, which gives rise to MSTAGATPAVDTGGGPDLNQAPNPAPAGPGPSPWDDAVLAAVLMSVDPVGTGGVSLRALAGPVRDQWLAVMRDLQPEGTPQRRIPLHVSDGRLLGGLDLAATLSAGRPVAELGLLVEAHGGVVELAMAERIAAGTAARLTMAFDAGEVVLERDGLAMRTPSRFAVVALDEGVGEDEGLLNALLDRLAFHLELTYIRVHEAVACPYDADDILEARARLPSVTITEKQIEALCGLALALGIPSLRASIFACRAACASAALEERTEVADADLAVAGRLVLAPRATQLPPMEPPPDAEPPPPEPDEPDQEQNQSNEQQEPQELEDQILEATKAAIPAGLLAQLQMGKLRRSRARQTGKAGAVQNAQTRGRPAGVLCGEPRAGLRLNVVETLRAAAPWQRLRREERERFGQESTRIEVRQDDFRITRFKHKSETTTIFVVDASGSSALHRLAEAKGAVELLLADCYVRRDKVALVAFRGQAAEVLLPPTRSLVRAKRSLAGLPGGGGTPLASGIDLGMILADSVKRRGGTPVLILMTDGRANVARDGTGGRTRAGEESLAAARVVRSLEITALVIDTSPRPQQQGRDLAKEMGAVYLPLPHADANSLTQAVRATSG
- the bchI gene encoding magnesium chelatase ATPase subunit I, with product MSIPFPFSAVVAQEEMKRSLLIAAIDPSIGGVLVFGDRGTGKSTAIRGLAALLPKMRAVDCTYNCDPEAGDDALCADCRTNRAKKGPLKSRQVPVPVVDLPLGATEDRVIGALDLERALTKGEKAFEPGLLARAHRGFLYIDEVNLLEDHLVDSLLDVAASGENLVEREGLSIRHPARFVLVGSGNPEEGELRPQLQDRFGLSVEVKTPQDLPTRIKVVRLRDEFERDPSAFVVKWKGKDGKVRRSIEKARALLPTVTVPDATLEDAGRLCIKLGTDGLRGELTLIRAARALAALLGDTEVTQSHLKSIATSALRHRLRRDPLDESGSTSRVERAVGELFGA